The genomic stretch tatatatatatatatatatatatatatatatatatatatattggatatatatttgGATGTCTTCTCAAGTCTAGCGCCATAAGGATGCCATCACGCCTATGATATGAAATTCATGAACGAGTATATCATCTAGTATGcttgatatactatatatatatatatatatatatatatatatatatatatatatatatatatatatatatatatatatatatatatatatatatatatatagtatactaagCATTCTAGatgatataatatattcatgaataactataccattagatatatatatatatatatatatatatatatatatatatatatatatatatatatatatatatatatatatatatatatatatatatatatatatatatatatatattatactaagcATACTAGATGACATAATCTCGTTCATGAATAACCATACCATCAGCGTGATGGAATCTTATGGCGCTTAGACTCGAGAAGACATACCAACATTATAAAAAAGaagcacgcatacacacacacacacacacacacaaacacacaaacaagtagCTCGCATGTCTTTGAAACACAGCTGTTAAAGTCTTACTAAAACTGCCCGGCCTCTGCCAGACGTTGAGAAACGGCGTGCTTCCTACGTCCCTGGTTTTCTTGTTTGACTGATGTTGCCCCGCGCCTTTTTCCTTTATTGATGTCTGATTGTGCCTCCCTCCTTTGACTGTCGTTTGATTGTGCCTTCATCTTGATCTCAATATGGTACTTGAACCGCTACGTCGGAGAATTTAGTTTAGCTTGCTGTTCACTTCTGCTTTAAGGTCTGGTACTAAGCAACTGCAAGTCATGGGGAAGGGATTTTTTTTGCCATTGGGTAAACCGTGGATAGTGAGGAAGGTCCTTGCTATGCTAGACGTGCTTAGACAATGCATTTTTTGACATGAACTAAATATTCAGTATCCCCGCAACAATTCACGGGCGACAGGACTAACTGACCATCCCTATCGTGTAAGCTACTGTATGTccattgcttgttttttttttagttttcagtaaaagaaaactattgtgccggctttgtctgtccgtccgcacttgattctgtccgctgCTGTACTCTCTTAACCACGGAGGGCTAAATTGGACAACCactgataaaatggtaaaaatagttTAGACAAAGATCATATGGTGAGGAAGAATCACTGgatatattttaaactaaataaaaggGATAACAGAGAGAATCATccagatatacaaaaaaaaaaaaagtaaaaaaatgcgccgaaatttcttcggcacaatcgagttttttgtacagctgctatagtgtataatcaaagccatcgAAAGTactgtagatctatctttcggtggtctcggcataatactgtatgagccgcgcccatgaaactttaaccacggccgggtggtggcctatcctatatcgtcgccagaagcacgattatggataattttaaccttgaataaaataaaaactactgaggctagaggctgcaaattgatatgttgatcacccatcctccacCCAACAAACAGTCCAAATTGctgccctgtagcctcagtagcttttattttattcaaagttaaagttatccataatcgtgcttctggcgacgatataggataggccaccacccggccgtggttaaagtttcatgggcgcggctcatacagtattataccgagaccaccgaaagatagatctactttcgatggcattgattatacgctatagcggctgtacaaaaaactcgattgtgccgaagaaacttcggcgcattttttacttgcttttttgtATATCTGGATGATTCTCTCTgttatcctttttatttagtttaaaatatatcCGGTGATTCTTCCTCACCATTTGATCTTTGTCTAaactatttttaccattttatcaatgGTCGTCCAATTTAGCCCTCAGTAGTTTAGACAGTACAGCAGTGGACTCCAAAAACAGTCCAAACCCAGCCGCCTTACCTCCCTAAAAAAGCAGAACTTGAATGTAGGCTGAGAACTCCAACTCTCCCAAAAGATCTACAACCTTATCAATTGAGCTGCCACTAAAGTTTGCAAGACATGATACGTATTTATGTTTCATTCGTCGTAGCAACCCGTATAAAAGATTTAACCTGGCTAACCAGAATGAGTAGGACAAGTTGACTGTTGTAAAAGTTTTCTGTTCCCCATTTGGAGCTGTTCACATAAAGTTCAGTCACTCCTGTGGGCTTCCCAAGTTTCATTATGGCCTATTGTTACCTTTTTCACATTCCTAAGGTttgaaattctataaaaatttatttttgttatgaggttcaAGCCATGTCCCCACAAGTTGCCACAGGACTTTCGTCTTGCATTCATTGGTTGATACCCAGCGCCTAATTTTGCCGAATTGCGCTACTCAAAAGATCAGTCTGTGTAACTTCTTATTTTTGTAGGATATATCAGATTTGTTCGATTGCCATCAGAATTATGTCAAAGCAGGCATTTGCATCAACCAAGATCAGTCCTTAAGGAAAACTAAACaagtatgatgaaaaaataacatagtCTAGTCAAGATGAAGTAGAAACTCGCCATTTACAAGAAGAGGTACTTTCACTGAAGGAATTATAGAAAGAATTCTAGCTATTTATAAGAAGTGAATATAATATTTCTATAGCTACTTGATACAAAGTGAAATTTGTATATCAGGTGTGAAAATGGATAAAAGTTTTGCAATTATATGCAGAGTATATAATTCCCTATTTTATTAGTTAAATTTGttccttcattttatatttaattattcaaagCTGGTCTTACTCAATATCAGCTAGCATTGCCATGTAAAAGTAAGAATTGCAGGTGCATGAGGGCTGATATGCTTCTAATGGCTATAATCTTTTCCTGTTTCCAGATTTGACACTTTAATTCAAAGGATTATCATTCATGTTCAGCTATTTCAAGACCCAGTTGTACAAAAAATTCTGCACATGTAGGAAGAATTGGTAAGAATTACTCTTTCATCACTGATTCCACTGAAGAGCCAAATAGCGATGTTTTGCAGTTTCAAATGGCTTAGTTTTTTGTTACTGGTGACAGCAGTTACCACTTCATCCACAGCCGAAGGAACAGGATTGTCCATCAAAAGATGCTGTAGCCCAGGATTTGGGCTTTCAGACAGGACTTGTGTTCCTTATCGACAAGTGGACCTCACAGTAGCTGTCAAACTGCCCAAAGTCAAGAACATCTCGCATATAACCATACAAGAACATGAAACTTGGGATCGCAAATGTGGGGGAGATGACCATAAGATACGACAGGTTACAGTGAACAGTCATCTAAACTTCATCCATGTCGATGGCACCACCTTCTTTCCCTGGACAACTCCGGAAGGAAACGAATGGCTTGTGGATACATTCTGTATGGAAGCCCTTTTTGAACCTTCTGGAAGAAAGGAGCCTGTCTTTGCAGTTGAATTTTGCCACGACTACGTCGCTGTGAAGGCAAAAGACGAAGAAATCAAGTGTCAACACCGTACTTGTATTCGGAAATGCTGCCCAAAAGGAATGGTGTTTGATGAAAATTGCTCTTTGAGAGATGATATACTATGGAACCCAAAATTCTTTTCCACCAAAGACCCGAATATAAGAGTACAAAATCCAAGAGATCTACTAATTCTCTACGGTTTTCCGCAATGCAAGGTGCGTCTACATTACGAAAATTACCGCGTATTGGAAAATGGCTGGCTTCACACGATGGACAACCTTTTGCAGACCATACCTCCCAATCAGTACTGCCTTGACCTCCACACCCACTTCGACGGAGTCATGAAGGAAGAGGTGTTCGCTTGTTACGAGGAGAGAGATCACTACTGTCGAACAAGGCACGTTGTCGTTGACCTCGTGTTCATGATCATTTCCTGCATATTTCTCGCTGCGTCTCTGCTCATCTACGCTTGCTTCAGAAATCCCAGGTCGAGTAACCTGGACCGTTGTGTGATTGCTTTCCTTGCAGCCCTTTCAGTCGCCTTCACGTCGATCATCATCAACAGACAACAGCAAGAAGCGGTTCCTGGGGCCTTCTGTTCATTTATAGGTATGGTCACTGATCATAGTAGTAAGGTTAGATAATATAGGTAATTAAACATAGAACACTGTATATCCACATAATGAAATGATAGTTCTGTAGAGCAACGATGTACACAGTAAGGTCTCTGTGCCTACAATTAATGCAGCTGAAACCAAATAGTAACTGCCCCGTGTTACAGATAGagccaattttttttcctttgtgtaaagCAGGTAAGCAGATTAATTACCAACAAGCTGTTAAGATACATGCAGTTAATTACTAATGTGGGGTGAAAGTAAATCTATTGATCAGAAGCATGTGATGAAGATAAAGCCAGTAAATTACCGGAATATTATGAAGACAGTGTCAGTACAGTGCCAATTAGTTGTGACAAGAAAGCAATTTAATTACCATGTAGATcctgttatttataaaatataatgaaaattgccATATTTTCAATATATCATGAAATCATGAAAAGAAAGCTGGTCAACCACAGACATGTGAAGCACACATAGTTAAGTAATTACTGATTCAGTTACATCATGTATGCTATGTCAGGAATTACAAAGAGAGGATAAAATCATGGTAGTCTCTTTTTGCATTTCAGGAACTGTGAATCACATAGGAATTCTGGCCACCTATTTCTGGCTTACCTTACTCTGCTGTCACGTGTGGTTTTGTATCAGGTGAGAGACATGGAAAGTgagtatttttgttataattgtatgtttttcttttcggCTTATTTGCTGTGGTGAGTTAAGAGCTAAATGGGCCTTGTTATAAAAAGTTTCTGACGATGAATTTGCTTTGGGTAAAAGCTCACTGAACCAAAATTGCTGATTCAGCTTCATAAGACGAACGATGTACACTGAGCTTCTGCGGAAATGAAAGCAGTGCTTCACACAAGGAGAAATAAGCTACACATCTGGAAAATTTCTCAGAGAAATGTTTATGGCGCTTAAAGAACACATGGCTTTCGTTTAAACAGACTTAATCAGGTTATTGACATAGTCCGCCCCTAGAAATGCGATATGTTTACTATTAGCTCCCGAGATGCTTGTAGAATCATAATGTTCCATTAATTTCCAAAACATCATCATAAGATGAAAGGTGTTAGATAAAGAAATACGAGGACATTTAGACGTATTACAATTTGCCAAATATTGTCTGCCCCATTTAGAAGATCACTTGTAGCATCATCAACAACCACAGGAATAGGCTAGTCAGTTGACCAATTATAGAAAAGGGTGGAAATTGAGAGGAATGACGCCATAGACAATGAATTTTGCTCGTATTGCTTATGCCAGACCACATCAGATTCCTTAGAGGGGGCAAGATTAATGAAGATTACTTTGAGGTCTCTTGAGAAAGAATGACCAGATATACCAAGGTAAGGAAGTAATCCAACTGatctttctttattaatttcatacTCTTTCGGTTGACTGGCCAGAGTCTGGAGGTCCACACTAATCTACTTATACCAATCAACGCCTTACCACAGGTTTGGAAAGAGCGCTTGTTGATATAAGCCAGCGTAATTTAAACCAGTCAGCCACCAACTCCATATTTATGATGTGGAAGAAGACACATTACGAAAGATTAAGCTGTCGATCGTTGAGCAATAATAATTAACGCTGTAATAAAAGGGTTTTGTAGATACCTTTTAATTTGAAGCATCGTCTTAAGTGTAAATTGCAGTAAGGCGTAATAACGGTTGGTTGGACTTTTAAAGTAACAAGAGTATCATTGCAGATCCGGCAGAGTGCGTGATGAAACTCACCTGTTTGCAGCCTACAGCCTGTGTGGGTGGGGGGTTCCCCTCATCGTCGCCCTGACGGGAGCCCATCTGCCCAGTGATGATCCCTATCAGCTCAATAGACCGAGGGCTGATTTCCTACCTGCCGATTGTTGGTTtaaaggtactctctctctctctctctctcttgcattcacCATCTACCATTGATTTCTATGATTATCACTCATCTCTATTCCTTTGAGCTGGTTTAAAGGTACACTTTCCTCCTTCACTCATCTTCTATTCCTTTGAATTGGTTTAAAGGTACAATTCCTCTCTTGCATTCACCATCTACCCTTGATTTCTATGATTATCACTCATCTCTATTCCTTTGAGCTGGtatcactcatctctctctctcctcttgcattCACCATCTACCTTTGATTTCTAGGATTATCTTTGATTCCTTTGTTggttttaaactctctctctctcttctctctctctcttggctctctctctctctctctctctctctctctctttgcatttcacCATCTACCCTTGATTTCTATGATTATCACCATCTCTATTCCTTTGAGTTGGTTTAAAGGTACaattctctctctgatctctctctcatcttctctgCATTCACCATCTACCCTTGCTTTCTATGATCATCACTCATCTTCTCTGTTCCTTCGAGGTTTAAGTTACACATGTAAACAAAAATGTGTCTTGATTGATCACAATTCTACCTCTGGATATTGCTGTCTGCAGACAACAACCTTTCATTTAGGAACTGACCAACACACGAAGTGTTCAGAGATGCCAGGTTGATTTAGATTCGTTGTATCTACAATTAAAATGTCATTTGCCTTCCCTTAAGTCATTGTTGTAGTCTACAAACACTGAGTGCTAGTCAGCTAACAACCGGGAATTAAGTATTCAGGGACGCCAAGCTAATCTGAAATCATTACTGTTACCATGAGTCAGGGAAAGAGACAAGACTGgcaaggaaataatcaagaaacgAAGTGTCCAGGGATGCCGGGTTAATCTGAAATCATCAGCGTTGTCATGAGTCATGGATAGAGACAATAATAGCAGATAAATGACTAAGAAATGAAGTATTCAGGGACGCCAAGCTAATCTGAAATCATTGGTGTTATCATATGTCAGGAAAAGAGATAAGACTAGCCGCGAAATGACCGAGAAATGAAGTGTTCATGGTTACCAGGTTAATCTGGAATCATGTGCATTTGCAGTAGCCGGGGAATGGGACAAGACGAGCAATACCCAGTGCCACTAGATTAATCAGGGACCATTccatatagaaaaatattaattctggcAACCTTCACCTCTCCAGATTCAGCGCTGAGATGGGGTTACCAGTACGGCTTCATGCTGGCTCTGTTCCTCGTCGATTTCGTCCTGTTCTGCTGTTCAGTCGTCGCcttgaagaggaagaagcaggagcTGCAGTACATGAGGGAGGAGGTTGAAGGGTGAGGTTTTATAAGACTCGTGTGAAGGAGGAAGCATGGATGTTCaggaaatgttttttaaaatgaataattgcacaaaacaataatatacagtgttTGAAAGTAGAGAGTTATGTATACATACTAGGTTATCaatttatattatgtgtgttacagagagagagagagagagagagagagagttatcatttAGAACTCGAAGAAAAATACCATATCATTTCTAAGACAAGTTTTGTACCTAATGCTAGGAATTGATGCTTATGTTCGAAAATcttgtaatttcaaaatattctaatacatgcatacaattcGTAAAAAGTTTGCAGGATTCTATGAAGTCTGTTATTTTTGCAACTATCAATGGTTTATGTATCTAAATTAAAGCACCAAAACTAATTACAAAGTTTTTGCCGTAAAATACGTTACATTGATTCACAAAGCAATCTTATAGACTCTAGAATACTCTTAAGAAGTAACTTACAACTACCATTCCGATGACATTGTTATAGATTAAGAATATACAGCAAAGCTTGGAAGAATACGAAATGCCTCTTCACACTTTATGAAGGTTTCTGAACTTGATATTAATCTTGTTCGTTTTGACTCCACCATACACTATTTGATGAATGAAATACTTTTCCCatacatttacttttcttttggtttattttagAACTGAAATAATCACGTCCTTTTCCAGAACCTTTCTGAACTCCAAACTTCTTTTAATTCTCTTCGTTGTATGGGCTATGGAGCTGATACCTTGGTGGTTAGAAGCTAATGGATGCAATATTTGGTAAGtttatcatttcttcttctccttcttcttcttcttcttcttcttcttcttcttcttcttcttcttcttcttcttcttcttcttcttctttttttactaaCCAAGAGTTAATGTCCCCTTGACGTTTTTTGGAAGAAATTTCAGAACTCACTGAGTTATTGTTTGAAAGGGCTAAATGTCACACGTCTCTGTGTCAGTCATCTTAGTAAAGCGTTTGTTAGGCATGTGCTTTGAAACTCAGGAACTTTTCATCTGACATAGATATCTCGTAACGTTTTTCGTTAGATCCGTTTGACGTAAAGTCCGGAAATGCCAACCGAATCAAGCACAACTCAGAAGCAGCGTTCCAGAGCAGAAAACTTTCCAGCCCAGACGCACAggaaatattcttatattctctTATGAAGTTAATTCACAAGCTGTAAAATCAAACTAATTCAATATATACAATTAAACGAATACAGGCATGACTTAGGTAATTAATAGGAGTGCCCTTAAATTTTGCGAGAACCTCTTACCTGAAGTTCTGGTGATGTGTAAGCAAGATTCTGATTAAAGTTTTGATATCTATAAAGAGCGGCCGAATACAAACTTTACTTAACCAAGAGAAAGCATGCTCATTTTCCAGCATTTAGACTTATGTGTTTAGTTTAAAAACATCTGTTATGTAATCAAACTGAAAAGATTTGGTAGGATGGCCATTACTGTAAcgccttcattttatttattttaattttatcaccaCACTTCGTttaattactttgaaaaatagTGCTAGTTgactgttttttgtttatttcagtgtatattttaaataatcatgtaagACAGACGATTAGACTAGGCGCATTACTCTCAGctcttttattatcttattttttgatGTAGTGTCACCTCAgttggtttcattttatttaataatgctTCAGGTGGATTTTCCTTTTCTAAAGGCTTTTCTGGACTGTGATATTAGACGTACTGACACATACCCAAGT from Macrobrachium rosenbergii isolate ZJJX-2024 chromosome 54, ASM4041242v1, whole genome shotgun sequence encodes the following:
- the LOC136834985 gene encoding probable G-protein coupled receptor Mth-like 2, translating into MFCSFKWLSFLLLVTAVTTSSTAEGTGLSIKRCCSPGFGLSDRTCVPYRQVDLTVAVKLPKVKNISHITIQEHETWDRKCGGDDHKIRQVTVNSHLNFIHVDGTTFFPWTTPEGNEWLVDTFCMEALFEPSGRKEPVFAVEFCHDYVAVKAKDEEIKCQHRTCIRKCCPKGMVFDENCSLRDDILWNPKFFSTKDPNIRVQNPRDLLILYGFPQCKVRLHYENYRVLENGWLHTMDNLLQTIPPNQYCLDLHTHFDGVMKEEVFACYEERDHYCRTRHVVVDLVFMIISCIFLAASLLIYACFRNPRSSNLDRCVIAFLAALSVAFTSIIINRQQQEAVPGAFCSFIGTVNHIGILATYFWLTLLCCHVWFCIRSGRVRDETHLFAAYSLCGWGVPLIVALTGAHLPSDDPYQLNRPRADFLPADCWFKDSALRWGYQYGFMLALFLVDFVLFCCSVVALKRKKQELQYMREEVEGTFLNSKLLLILFVVWAMELIPWWLEANGCNIWVSIVDGLGALCGVYIFFAMFCCSCSAAKIPKARNENTEENPDSPAIELFESPTASAPPDSHYGTADRNGVTLENGRS